CCGGCGGGTAGCTGCGCATCAGGATCGTCTGCGACAGCGGCACCATCGGCCCGGACACGAGGCCCTGCAGCAGCCGGAACGCGATCAGCGTCTCGAAGTTGGTCGCGAAGCCGCACAGCGCCGACGCGATCGTGAACGCGAGCACCGACAGCGTGAAGAGGCGCACCTCGCCGACCCGGCGCGCGAGCCAGCCGGTCAGCGGCACCGCGATCGCGGACGCGACCGAGTACGACGAGATCACCCACGTGCCCTCGCTCGTCGCGACGCCGAGGCTGCCCGAGATGGTCGGCACCGCGACGTTCGCGATCGACGTGTCGAGCACTTCCATGAAGGTGCCGAGCGCGAGCCCGACGGTCAGCAGCGCGAGCGCGCCGCCGGTCAGCGGCGCCGGTTCGGCAGCGGGGGAGGGGGCGGATGCCGTGGTGGCGGACATCGGAATCTCCTAGACGCGGCGCGCGCGACGCGCCGGCACAACGCACGGACACGCGACGCAGCGCGGCCCGGCCGGGTGGAATGAAAAAGGGGAAAAGCGGAGCGGGTGCCTTGTCATCTTCTGCCCAGACAGAGAAATAAGCGAGTGTTTAATCTAGACATGGGGCTCCGCGCGCGTCAGCAGTCGGGTTCGTCGGGCTTCGGGCAGCTGCTCGAACCGGGCCCGTTGGCGATGAAGCGTTGCAGCAGGCCGGTGAGCGTCGCGAGTTCGTCGGCCGAGAAGCCTTCGAGCTGCGCGTTGAGCACGGTCGCGACCAGCGACGGCAGCGCGCGGGCGGCTTCGATGCCGCGCTCGGTCAGCGTCAGCTCGATCATCCGGCGGTCCTGCTCGCTGCGCGCCCGTGCGATCAGCCCCTTGCGTTCGAGCCGGTCGAGCATGCGCGTCATCGAGCCGCTGTCGTACGACATCTTGCGCGACAGTTCGAACGGCGTGCGCGCGTAGCCGCGCGACAGCAGCAGGATCACGCCGATCTGCTGCGCGGTGAGGTCGAACGGCTCGAGCGCGCGATCCATCCGCTCGACGAGCGCCTGCTTCGCCTTCGACAGGTAATAGCCGAGGCTCGTTTCCAGCGCGATGTTCTCGGGATCGTAGAGGCCGCCGGTCATACGATTGCGCGCGCAGCAATAGTGCGTTTCGGGTTAAAACGCGCCCAGTATCTTGAAAAATGATTGCTTAGTCAATATTATTTGAGTCAACCAGTTACGACGTGCATGTTGCACTGCCGGAGACTATGTTCTGACCGATTGGCCCGCGCTGCCGGGCACCCGAGGATGTTCGCGATGCTGTTCCTGAAAAATGCCGCCGGCGCGCTGCGCCGCAACCTGACCGATACCGCTCATCATGTGTTCTCCGGCCCGCACCGCGGCTGGAAGATCGCGCTGTACGTGACGATGCTGGTCGTGCCTGGCGGCTCGCTCGCGGCGCTCGGGTTCGCATGGTTCGATCATCGCCGGCAGCGCAACGCGAAAAATGCCGCCCGCCGCACGAGCCAGCCGGCCGCGACGGAGCCGTCGACATGGCGGGCCGCCGCCGCCGAACCCGTCCCGGTGCCCGTGCGCTGCCACTGACGCCGCCGCACTCCCGCCGCTCTCCGCACGATCCCGCCTGATCGCCGGCCGCGTCACGCGCGGCCGGTGCCGTACGCCGATTCGCCCGCCCGTTTTCCCGCAAGCTGGCCGTAATGGCCGGTAAACCTGCCGGCCGCGCCGGTAACACATTCCGGCTGCCGCGCACCGTACCCTTAGGGCTGCGCAGCTTTCCCGCCGTCAGTTACCATTTGTCCGCCAGCGGCATGACGACCGCATCGCGCGGCGCCGCTCGCCGGCCGTCACGCCCAGACAGGAAAACCACCATGCCGTACGCCTCCCTCCCGCGCGCCGTTCGCCCGCTGAGCGCCGCCGTCGCCATTGCGACGGCCGTGCTGCTCGCCGGCTGCGCCGTCGGGCCCGACTATCACCGCCCCGACACGTCGATCCCCGCCGCGTTCAAGGAAGCGCCGGCCGGCTGGAAAGTCGCGCAGCCCGCCGATCGCGCCGACCGCGGCGCGTGGTGGACGGTCTACAACGATCCGCAGCTCGATGCGCTGATCGGCAGGCTCAACGCGTCGAACCAGACCATCGCGCAATCGGCGGCCGCCTACCGGCAGGCGCGCGCGCTCGTCACCGAGGCACGCGCCGCGTATTTCCCGACCGTCGGGCTGACCGCCTCGGGCTCGCGCGCACGGACGCCGCGCACGTCGCTGTCGTCGGGTTCGTCGTCGAATTTCGGCAGCGGGTCGACCGGATCGATCAACAACAGCTACAGCGTCGGCCTCGACGCCAGCTGGGAACCCGACCTGTGGGGCAAGGTGAGCCGCACCGTCAGCGCGCAGCGTGCCGGCGAAGCGGCCGCCGCGGCCGACCTCGCGAACGCGCGGCTGTCGCAGCAGGCGCTGCTCGCGCAGACCTATTTCCAGTTGCGTACGTCCGATGCGCTGCAAAAGCTGCTCGACGACACCGTGAAGTCGTATGAACGCTCGCTGCAGCTCACGCAGAACCAGTACGCGCAGGGCGTCGCCGCGCGTGCCGACGTGATCCAGGCGCAAACGCAGCTGCAGAGCGCGCAGGCCGCGCAGATCGACAACGGCGTCGCCCGCGCGCAGTACGAGCATGCGATCGCGACGCTGATCGGCGAGCCCGCGTCGACCTTCTCGCTGGCGCCGAATCCGCTCGCGGCCGAGCCGCCGGTCACGCCGGTCGACGTGCCGTCCGCGATCCTCGAGCGCCGGCCCGACATCGCGGCGGCCGAGCGCCGCGCGGCGGCCGCGAACGAGCAGATCGGCGTCGCGATCTCGGCGTTCTTCCCCACGCTCACGCTGTCGGCCACCGGCGGCTTCCAGAGCTCGGTGTGGTCGCAGCTGTTCACGCTGCCGGCGCGCTTC
This DNA window, taken from Burkholderia cenocepacia, encodes the following:
- a CDS encoding MarR family winged helix-turn-helix transcriptional regulator, producing MTGGLYDPENIALETSLGYYLSKAKQALVERMDRALEPFDLTAQQIGVILLLSRGYARTPFELSRKMSYDSGSMTRMLDRLERKGLIARARSEQDRRMIELTLTERGIEAARALPSLVATVLNAQLEGFSADELATLTGLLQRFIANGPGSSSCPKPDEPDC
- a CDS encoding efflux transporter outer membrane subunit, which gives rise to MPYASLPRAVRPLSAAVAIATAVLLAGCAVGPDYHRPDTSIPAAFKEAPAGWKVAQPADRADRGAWWTVYNDPQLDALIGRLNASNQTIAQSAAAYRQARALVTEARAAYFPTVGLTASGSRARTPRTSLSSGSSSNFGSGSTGSINNSYSVGLDASWEPDLWGKVSRTVSAQRAGEAAAAADLANARLSQQALLAQTYFQLRTSDALQKLLDDTVKSYERSLQLTQNQYAQGVAARADVIQAQTQLQSAQAAQIDNGVARAQYEHAIATLIGEPASTFSLAPNPLAAEPPVTPVDVPSAILERRPDIAAAERRAAAANEQIGVAISAFFPTLTLSATGGFQSSVWSQLFTLPARFWTVGPQLAATLFDAGLRAAQTDAARATYDQDVAAYRLAVLTAFQDVEDNLASQRILAQEIDVQRQAVDSAEHALAIVTNQYKAGTVAYLNVLTAQTTAFTAQQKLATIAGQRMVSSVGLVKALGGGWNVSEMARENGDMAAPAPLPASGAAAPAAIAPSVAAPLAQK
- a CDS encoding multidrug ABC transporter ATPase; the protein is MLFLKNAAGALRRNLTDTAHHVFSGPHRGWKIALYVTMLVVPGGSLAALGFAWFDHRRQRNAKNAARRTSQPAATEPSTWRAAAAEPVPVPVRCH